In Streptomyces hawaiiensis, one genomic interval encodes:
- a CDS encoding trypsin-like serine peptidase — translation MDYRQLFSDDVVRQEFLDRFDEITAGATGLGGFESVDAGLTADRAAEAVERMTEGLWVPDGSGLEAIIERFTRPVHLVQKSTFKLPPDGRATSANVTARVERARGPLEKAIPSVGRIDLRNHDLKWVGTGWMVGPRLVVTNRHVAEAFAREAQAGAGSGSGFAFKQSWTGKVVRPSLDWYQEFQQPEESRFRVTEVVWIEPDHRYDVALLRIDATGEDGENPPPPIALDTSGARVSGWIAVIGYPGHDSRADLADQQRIFDGVYNCKRLAAGQLTAVEGQDVVHHDATTLGGNSGSAVIDLDSGKAVALHFGGAAGRSNVAVHAAAVARIVRAHG, via the coding sequence TTGGACTATCGGCAACTGTTCTCCGATGACGTAGTCAGGCAGGAGTTCCTCGACCGGTTCGACGAGATCACGGCGGGCGCGACCGGCCTCGGCGGGTTCGAGAGCGTGGACGCCGGGCTCACGGCCGACCGGGCCGCCGAGGCCGTGGAGCGCATGACCGAAGGCCTCTGGGTGCCGGACGGATCCGGCCTGGAGGCGATTATCGAGCGCTTCACCCGGCCCGTGCACCTGGTGCAGAAATCCACGTTCAAGCTGCCGCCGGACGGCCGGGCAACCAGCGCGAACGTGACGGCTCGCGTCGAGCGTGCCCGTGGGCCGCTGGAGAAGGCGATCCCCAGTGTCGGCCGTATCGACCTGCGAAACCACGACCTGAAATGGGTCGGCACAGGCTGGATGGTGGGTCCCCGGCTCGTCGTGACGAACCGACATGTCGCCGAGGCGTTCGCCCGGGAGGCGCAGGCCGGGGCGGGCTCGGGTTCGGGGTTCGCCTTCAAGCAGTCCTGGACGGGCAAGGTCGTACGGCCCAGCCTGGACTGGTACCAGGAGTTCCAGCAGCCGGAGGAGTCCCGCTTCCGGGTCACGGAGGTCGTGTGGATCGAACCGGACCACAGGTACGACGTGGCCCTGCTGCGGATCGACGCGACCGGCGAGGACGGCGAGAACCCGCCGCCGCCCATCGCGCTCGACACCTCCGGGGCTCGCGTGAGCGGCTGGATCGCGGTGATCGGCTACCCCGGACACGACTCCCGCGCCGACCTGGCCGACCAGCAGCGGATCTTCGACGGCGTCTACAACTGCAAGCGGCTGGCCGCGGGACAGCTCACCGCGGTCGAGGGGCAGGACGTGGTCCACCACGACGCCACCACGCTGGGCGGCAACTCCGGCTCCGCCGTGATCGACCTGGACTCCGGCAAGGCGGTCGCCCTCCACTTCGGAGGCGCGGCAGGGCGCAGCAATGTGGCCGTGCATGCCGCTGCCGTGGCCCGGATCGTCCGCGCGCATGGCTGA
- a CDS encoding trypsin-like peptidase domain-containing protein: MADEPAARPRSGTGPDAVVDAAYGDGPGGPAVFSGQNQDQGQGQGQGHPDPDKEAVSVGEDVVAAAGLEAITRATAGLIDPEDFLQILHDMKRRVARIEIGGRPVGTGVLVAPDVVLTASHVVGTALESERLPDSLEARFDFGTPSGVERTAPHERGVRVPLTELLASSPPSPAERAGSPLSWDAPPDQLDYALLRVGGGQAPYLTGDLSLDRDARGPRGARGHYRLEPGTYDFHGTRLLFIVHHPLGEPARITYTTAQTEINDQGTRIRYPEVNTTPGSSGGPVVDPRGRLVGIHHYAADGVNQGVPASAIARAVVDGPHAWILDPPSPTVHRPSPTAPSLMLSWVPENQPWAERVHDALTALGHDVLMGPAADRSGHRTVREHVDGGGKVLALVSPAYLSDPAMTDERDHIVHDFDHTSAPSRLVPVLVEGEASGSLALLPPVDLRDVPAVPAVPGTPRGTRDHPYEAGTEAVLRQRLASALADSPSVLARPPAPASLQPALGFRSDDPLPRLRLLSDRARQAAGTVSGTVFADGEESQFAAGLYVTRDLEEELLKRLDADAVTPLVVVGEAGCGKTSILWSLARRRCGTPTGEVFFLKATWLVTGPTGDSKVDPDTLVEAIRQARDDRRTVTVLIDTVDVLVNNEDDWVRLVTVVHAAKDAGAAVTMTSRVTEAGELPSEWQRLRLKDYATGAGTGPHTTSEFERAVLAHSRFFTNDPQLREDLISRMLAVVARDISLHPLCLRPLTLRMMFEIYTPGQVPDVVDTTGLYETYWDHRVTCDRRSWDRGSRGSGGGRFDDGLDLDLGETAMALALEMLRTGRPEASVGRVRLPANLTAARLKMEVEHLEARGVGHVAGGVFQFFHQTFFEYAASRALVHGRGAAGLGALVERLQVPDGEDYFLLAVLEQAWLCADRTQETADAATAMVGQLLKTIADDLDDEHPTVRYGLRRAVLSACAQSSLPTQAMLPDLLRVLVSPRLTLPALRQFLELLPSPGRPYEPRDASCLKAAAARADNAWLAVLEVLGRLLPRDPGQVVSTVRMSGLVERATEGGHELSTRGEFAAFLVNLMPTRPADTFPFVKSVTGAALAAENYAYIADVLVRMASLSTLHGEPRTWADRADELLGDTTVASSVLIKAHTSVQLPYLRTLSYTDLVDRLAALVPRFSDGTGPTTVDRSLLNALLTAAADVCPADADPAPLVGLLVEVTRRERIADLSRGSLVRLLDSDTPAGRAVRDLAVDWLVQGMPISEASESEELAYTRAKVARTALEQLDLPPYRVADVAGRAAVTWQSPDGDPVQVWRSGTCLLPLLVRGAHSGIPEARTAIGELPGGFDVRGPDITAWVDPYKKHPSTVEEAGLMMDLLLRIGELQHAKRMLVNGVTLDDASLTRLTASAVEALRAAVPPVRPKGMSPEARTRLKALAELLVVLQRKSGSLSLPWEELAGWIDRVPDPLAVGWLVELVGAGLERNNYPPEASLLLLRAQCGADDTRDGGTLDCVSELGRKARLWCVWWYSVHGTVSDVPEALRLTFHEPVDARAVIKLCNYVFTDRRKTSLTEKECADLLLDVGRRVRASTLGSARRKDIAQAWRAAMWSFVPDCSTDTQMRIVRELPRLDDVFAGDLLQCVPVNRTPELRAALREVTSRPDLGARLQRTVHQLLDQHKRNSSEGGWPDLFADLTRGGG, translated from the coding sequence ATGGCTGATGAGCCTGCCGCTCGGCCCAGGAGCGGAACCGGCCCGGACGCCGTCGTCGATGCCGCGTACGGGGACGGTCCGGGCGGTCCTGCCGTCTTCTCGGGGCAGAACCAGGATCAGGGCCAGGGCCAGGGCCAGGGCCACCCGGACCCGGATAAGGAGGCCGTGTCCGTCGGCGAGGACGTGGTCGCGGCAGCCGGTCTGGAAGCGATCACCCGGGCGACCGCCGGTCTGATCGATCCGGAGGATTTCCTCCAAATCCTGCACGACATGAAGAGGCGGGTCGCGCGCATCGAGATCGGTGGCCGACCGGTGGGAACGGGCGTGCTGGTTGCGCCCGATGTCGTTTTGACGGCCAGTCATGTGGTGGGCACCGCGCTGGAGTCGGAGAGGCTGCCGGACTCCCTGGAAGCCCGTTTCGACTTCGGTACGCCCTCCGGCGTCGAACGGACCGCGCCCCACGAGCGCGGCGTACGAGTACCGTTGACGGAACTGCTCGCGTCCAGCCCGCCCAGCCCCGCCGAACGAGCGGGTTCCCCGCTGTCCTGGGACGCGCCGCCGGATCAGCTCGACTACGCTCTCCTGCGCGTGGGCGGTGGGCAGGCGCCGTACCTCACCGGTGACTTGTCCCTGGACCGTGACGCACGTGGCCCACGCGGCGCACGCGGTCACTACCGGCTGGAGCCCGGAACCTACGACTTCCACGGCACGCGCCTGCTGTTCATCGTCCACCACCCGCTCGGCGAGCCGGCGCGGATCACGTACACGACCGCCCAGACCGAGATCAACGACCAGGGCACGCGGATCCGGTACCCGGAGGTGAACACCACACCAGGGTCATCCGGCGGCCCCGTCGTCGACCCCCGCGGCCGACTCGTCGGCATCCACCACTACGCCGCCGATGGAGTCAACCAGGGCGTTCCGGCGTCCGCGATCGCACGGGCCGTGGTGGACGGACCGCACGCCTGGATCCTGGATCCGCCGAGCCCCACCGTCCATCGGCCGAGCCCCACCGCACCTTCCCTGATGCTGAGTTGGGTGCCCGAGAACCAGCCCTGGGCCGAGCGCGTGCACGATGCCCTGACCGCCTTGGGACACGACGTACTGATGGGCCCCGCCGCCGACCGGTCGGGGCACCGCACGGTCCGGGAACACGTGGACGGCGGCGGCAAGGTGCTCGCCCTCGTGAGCCCCGCCTATCTCTCCGACCCCGCCATGACGGACGAACGCGATCACATCGTCCACGACTTCGACCACACGAGCGCCCCGAGCCGCCTGGTGCCCGTACTGGTCGAGGGCGAGGCGTCGGGAAGCCTGGCCCTGCTGCCCCCGGTGGACCTTCGTGACGTGCCCGCCGTCCCCGCCGTCCCCGGCACGCCGCGCGGGACCCGCGACCATCCGTACGAGGCCGGGACCGAGGCAGTCCTACGGCAGCGGCTCGCCTCCGCCCTCGCCGACTCCCCGTCCGTCCTCGCACGTCCCCCGGCCCCCGCCTCCCTCCAACCCGCCCTCGGCTTCCGCTCCGACGACCCTCTGCCCCGGCTGCGCCTGCTCAGCGACCGGGCGCGGCAGGCGGCCGGCACGGTATCCGGGACCGTGTTCGCCGACGGCGAGGAGAGCCAGTTCGCGGCGGGCCTCTACGTCACCCGCGATCTGGAGGAGGAACTGCTGAAACGGCTGGACGCCGACGCCGTCACCCCCCTCGTGGTCGTCGGGGAGGCGGGATGCGGCAAGACCAGCATCCTGTGGAGCCTTGCCCGGCGCCGCTGCGGAACGCCCACCGGGGAGGTGTTCTTCCTCAAGGCGACCTGGCTGGTCACCGGCCCGACGGGGGACAGCAAGGTCGACCCGGACACACTGGTCGAGGCGATCCGGCAGGCCCGCGATGACCGACGGACCGTGACGGTCCTGATCGACACCGTCGACGTGCTGGTCAACAACGAGGACGACTGGGTGCGGCTGGTCACCGTCGTGCACGCCGCGAAGGACGCGGGGGCCGCCGTCACCATGACGTCGAGAGTGACGGAGGCGGGCGAACTCCCCTCGGAGTGGCAGCGTCTGCGCCTGAAGGACTACGCCACCGGCGCCGGAACCGGCCCGCACACCACGAGCGAGTTCGAGCGTGCGGTGCTCGCCCACAGCAGGTTCTTCACCAACGACCCCCAGCTGCGGGAAGACCTGATCAGCAGAATGCTGGCGGTCGTCGCGCGGGACATCTCCCTGCACCCCCTGTGTCTGCGCCCGCTGACGCTGCGCATGATGTTCGAGATCTATACACCGGGCCAGGTCCCCGACGTGGTCGACACCACCGGCCTGTACGAGACCTACTGGGACCACCGCGTGACCTGCGACCGCCGCTCCTGGGACCGCGGTTCCCGGGGCTCCGGGGGCGGCCGCTTCGACGACGGTCTCGACCTCGATCTCGGCGAGACGGCCATGGCGCTCGCGCTGGAAATGCTGCGGACCGGCCGCCCCGAGGCGTCGGTCGGCCGGGTCCGGCTGCCCGCCAACCTCACCGCCGCACGCCTGAAGATGGAGGTGGAGCACCTTGAGGCGCGCGGGGTGGGCCACGTCGCGGGCGGCGTCTTCCAGTTCTTCCACCAGACGTTCTTCGAGTACGCCGCGAGCCGTGCACTCGTCCACGGCCGCGGTGCCGCCGGACTCGGCGCGCTCGTCGAACGGCTCCAAGTCCCCGACGGCGAGGACTACTTCCTGCTCGCTGTGCTGGAACAGGCCTGGCTCTGCGCGGACCGTACGCAGGAGACCGCGGACGCCGCGACGGCCATGGTCGGGCAGCTGCTGAAGACCATCGCCGACGACCTCGACGACGAGCACCCCACCGTCCGGTACGGGCTGCGCCGCGCCGTGCTGTCGGCCTGCGCCCAGAGTTCCCTGCCGACCCAGGCCATGCTGCCCGACCTGCTGCGCGTCCTCGTATCCCCGCGGCTGACACTGCCCGCCCTGCGCCAGTTCCTGGAACTTCTCCCCTCCCCGGGACGCCCGTACGAACCCCGGGACGCCTCCTGTCTCAAGGCCGCCGCGGCCCGCGCGGACAACGCCTGGCTCGCCGTCCTGGAGGTGCTCGGCCGCCTGCTGCCCCGCGACCCTGGGCAGGTCGTCAGCACCGTACGGATGTCAGGGCTCGTCGAGCGCGCGACCGAGGGTGGCCACGAACTGTCCACACGCGGCGAGTTCGCCGCCTTCCTCGTCAACCTCATGCCCACGCGCCCTGCTGACACGTTCCCGTTCGTCAAGTCCGTTACGGGGGCTGCTCTCGCGGCCGAGAACTACGCGTACATCGCCGACGTCCTGGTGAGAATGGCCTCGTTGAGCACGCTCCACGGCGAGCCGCGGACGTGGGCCGACCGGGCGGACGAACTCCTCGGCGACACCACGGTGGCCTCCTCCGTGCTCATCAAGGCGCACACCTCCGTCCAACTGCCGTATCTGCGCACGTTGTCCTACACCGACCTGGTCGACCGGCTCGCCGCGCTGGTCCCCCGGTTCTCCGACGGCACCGGACCGACGACCGTGGACCGTTCGCTGCTCAACGCCCTTCTCACCGCCGCCGCGGACGTATGCCCCGCCGACGCGGACCCGGCCCCCCTGGTCGGCCTCCTCGTCGAGGTCACTCGCAGAGAACGGATCGCCGATCTCTCCCGGGGCTCCCTGGTCCGCCTCCTGGACTCCGACACCCCCGCCGGCCGGGCCGTTCGCGACCTCGCCGTCGACTGGCTGGTACAGGGCATGCCGATCTCCGAGGCCTCCGAGAGCGAGGAACTCGCCTACACCCGCGCCAAAGTGGCCCGCACGGCCCTGGAACAGCTCGACCTTCCGCCGTACCGCGTGGCCGACGTGGCCGGCCGCGCGGCCGTGACATGGCAGTCACCCGACGGGGACCCTGTCCAGGTCTGGCGGTCGGGCACGTGCCTGCTCCCGCTGCTGGTGCGCGGGGCGCACTCCGGCATCCCCGAGGCCCGTACCGCGATCGGTGAACTACCGGGCGGGTTCGACGTGAGGGGGCCGGACATCACGGCCTGGGTGGATCCGTACAAGAAACACCCCTCGACCGTCGAAGAAGCCGGGCTCATGATGGACCTGCTCCTGCGCATCGGCGAACTCCAGCACGCCAAACGGATGTTGGTCAACGGTGTGACCCTCGACGACGCCTCGCTGACCCGGCTCACCGCCTCGGCTGTCGAGGCCCTGCGCGCCGCCGTACCGCCCGTCCGCCCCAAGGGCATGAGTCCCGAGGCCCGTACCAGACTGAAGGCCCTGGCCGAACTGCTCGTCGTACTGCAGCGGAAGTCCGGCTCCCTCAGCCTCCCCTGGGAAGAACTGGCAGGGTGGATCGACCGCGTCCCCGACCCGCTGGCCGTGGGATGGCTCGTCGAGCTCGTCGGAGCGGGGCTTGAGCGGAACAATTACCCGCCCGAGGCCTCCCTGCTGCTGCTACGCGCGCAGTGCGGCGCCGACGACACGCGCGACGGCGGCACGCTCGACTGCGTGAGCGAACTCGGCCGCAAGGCCCGCCTGTGGTGCGTGTGGTGGTACAGCGTCCACGGCACGGTCTCGGATGTCCCCGAGGCACTCCGGCTGACGTTCCATGAACCCGTCGACGCCCGCGCCGTCATCAAGCTGTGCAACTACGTCTTCACGGACCGGCGGAAGACCTCGCTCACCGAGAAGGAATGCGCCGACCTGCTGCTCGACGTCGGCCGACGCGTGCGGGCAAGCACTCTGGGCTCGGCACGGCGCAAAGACATCGCCCAGGCGTGGCGGGCGGCGATGTGGTCCTTCGTCCCGGACTGCAGCACGGACACCCAGATGCGGATCGTCCGTGAACTACCCCGCCTGGACGATGTGTTCGCCGGGGATTTGCTCCAGTGCGTCCCAGTGAACCGCACGCCCGAACTGCGCGCCGCACTCAGGGAGGTGACGAGCCGCCCAGACCTCGGCGCCCGCCTCCAACGAACCGTGCACCAGCTCCTGGACCAGCACAAGCGGAACTCCTCCGAGGGCGGCTGGCCCGACCTGTTCGCGGACCTGACCCGAGGCGGAGGCTGA
- a CDS encoding helix-turn-helix transcriptional regulator translates to MNPLDKIEYAHLLKDQGTSCGEISTKTDIPHTSLHRHLQG, encoded by the coding sequence GTGAACCCCCTCGACAAGATCGAGTACGCACACCTGCTCAAGGATCAGGGCACCAGCTGCGGCGAGATCAGCACCAAGACCGACATCCCGCACACCTCCCTGCACCGCCACCTACAGGGGTAG
- a CDS encoding TetR family transcriptional regulator, translating into MNNAAPAPARTRGRPRGNPPTRESIVSAARALFLERGYRRTTVRAVAAVAAVDPALIAYHFGSKKGLFADVMQFQCANALAVDDVLGGDPATLPDRLIDAVTGLWEDADFLQLTAQGDEAAEVIREYLERELLARLVEFLGGRDATARATAVVTILGGLIYTRYLNPLPTPAALTPSETRHVLTPALRAALARGRAPRQPPERAVEAHRRPVEAPIWP; encoded by the coding sequence ATGAATAACGCCGCCCCTGCCCCCGCCCGCACCCGAGGCCGCCCCCGCGGCAACCCGCCCACCCGCGAGTCCATCGTCTCGGCGGCCCGTGCGCTGTTCCTGGAACGCGGATACCGGCGCACCACGGTGCGCGCGGTGGCTGCGGTCGCCGCCGTCGACCCGGCGCTGATCGCATACCACTTCGGCTCGAAGAAGGGCCTGTTCGCGGACGTGATGCAGTTCCAGTGCGCCAATGCGCTGGCGGTGGACGACGTCCTCGGCGGCGACCCGGCCACCCTCCCCGACCGCCTGATCGACGCGGTGACGGGCCTGTGGGAGGACGCCGACTTCCTACAGCTCACCGCCCAGGGCGACGAGGCCGCCGAGGTGATCCGCGAATACCTGGAACGCGAGCTGCTGGCCCGGCTTGTTGAATTTCTCGGCGGCCGGGATGCGACCGCCCGCGCCACGGCAGTGGTGACGATCCTCGGCGGCCTCATCTACACCCGTTACCTCAACCCCCTCCCCACCCCCGCCGCCCTCACCCCGTCCGAGACCCGCCACGTCCTCACCCCGGCGCTGCGCGCGGCACTGGCCCGAGGCCGCGCACCGCGGCAACCACCGGAGCGGGCCGTCGAGGCTCACCGACGTCCGGTTGAGGCGCCCATCTGGCCTTGA
- a CDS encoding NAD(P)-dependent oxidoreductase, translated as MRIAVFGANGPTGRHLTDQALAAGHEVVAVTRRPGSLLPGRQGLAVAVADATDPAAVDAAIAGTDAVLSAVGARFSKETITTYSASATAITEAMTRHGIKRLLAISSSIADPNWRPTGAHFFNHVLDPLVNRRLGSTLHEDMRRMEAVIRQTDLDWTLVRPSGLFEHPVVTDYHAAETSADGVFTARADLAASMLRELEERRYVRTAMGVITTAVKPNIAKLIWHEGMKKK; from the coding sequence ATGCGTATCGCAGTCTTCGGCGCCAACGGACCGACCGGCCGCCACCTCACCGACCAGGCCCTCGCCGCCGGCCACGAGGTCGTCGCCGTGACTCGCCGCCCCGGCTCCCTCCTCCCCGGGCGGCAAGGCCTCGCCGTGGCCGTCGCCGACGCCACCGATCCGGCGGCCGTCGACGCCGCGATCGCCGGGACGGACGCCGTCCTGTCCGCGGTGGGCGCGCGCTTCAGCAAGGAGACCATCACCACGTACTCGGCGAGCGCCACGGCCATCACCGAGGCCATGACCCGCCATGGCATCAAGCGGCTGCTCGCCATCAGCTCCAGCATCGCCGACCCTAACTGGCGTCCCACCGGCGCGCACTTCTTCAACCATGTGCTCGACCCGCTGGTGAACCGACGCCTCGGCAGCACCCTCCACGAGGACATGCGCCGCATGGAGGCCGTGATCCGTCAGACGGACCTCGATTGGACCCTCGTCCGGCCCTCGGGCCTCTTCGAGCACCCCGTCGTCACGGACTACCACGCTGCCGAGACCAGCGCTGACGGCGTCTTCACCGCCCGTGCCGACCTCGCCGCGAGCATGCTGCGCGAGCTGGAGGAACGGCGGTATGTCCGTACGGCCATGGGCGTCATCACCACGGCTGTGAAGCCGAACATCGCCAAGCTGATCTGGCACGAAGGCATGAAGAAGAAGTGA